The Procambarus clarkii isolate CNS0578487 chromosome 37, FALCON_Pclarkii_2.0, whole genome shotgun sequence nucleotide sequence TGTACACAACTCCACAGTACAGTGATGATCCTGACCTGAAGTGCTTCCATGAAGGGTGTATCAGGACCCCCAAGGTCTTCACACCAGAAACTAATATATTTctagtactccccccccccccccaagagtgcgacttaaccaatcAAAACCTCAGTGCAAATCACGGGTCCTAAACTGTGGAATGACCTCCTTAAGGAGATTAACAATTGTACTGCTCTTGTCCAGTTTAAAAGATAAACTAAGACCTACTTTATTAACCTTAAGTAACCAATATTCCTCCGCTCTTGTCATCTTTCTTGTTAACCTGTGTTTTGTTCTTATTGTTAACCTGTGTTTTGTTCTTATTGTTAACCTGTGTTTTGTTCATATTGTTAACCTGTGTTTTGTTCTTATTGTTAACCTGTGTTTTGTTCATATTGTTAACCTGTGTTTTGTTCTTATTGTTAACCTGTGTTTTGTTCTTATTGTTAACCTGTGTTTTGTTCTTATTGTTAACCTGTGTTTTGTTCATATTGTTAACCTGTGTTTTGTTCTTATTGTTAACCTGTGTTTTGTTCTTATTGTTAACCTGTGTTTTGTTCTTATTGTTAACCTGTGTTTTGTTCTTATTGTTAACCTGTGTTTTGTTCTTATTGTTAACCTGTGTTTTGTTCTTATTGTTAACCTGTGTTTTGTTCTTATTGTTAACCTGTGTTTTGTTCTTATTGTTAACCTGTGTTTTGTTCTTATTGTTAACCTGTGTTTTGTTCTTATTGTTAACCTGTGTTTTGTTCTTATTGTTAACCTGTGTTTTGTTCATATTGTTAACCTGTGTTTTGTTCTTATTGTTAACCTGTGTTTTGTTCATATTGTTAACCTGTGTTTTGTTCATATTGTTAACCTGTGTTTTGTTCATATTGTTAACCTGTGTTTTGTTCTTATTGTTAACCTGTGTTTTGTTCTTATTGTTAACCTGTGTTTTG carries:
- the LOC138372126 gene encoding putative uncharacterized protein DDB_G0286901; the protein is MNKTQVNNKNKTQVNNKNKTQVNNMNKTQVNNMNKTQVNNMNKTQVNNKNKTQVNNMNKTQVNNKNKTQVNNKNKTQVNNKNKTQVNNKNKTQVNNKNKTQVNNKNKTQVNNKNKTQVNNKNKTQVNNKNKTQVNNKNKTQVNNKNKTQVNNMNKTQVNNKNKTQVNNKNKTQVNNKNKTQVNNMNKTQVNNKNKTQVNNMNKTQVNNKNKTQVNNKNKTQVNKKDDKSGGILVT